One stretch of Cervus canadensis isolate Bull #8, Minnesota chromosome 5, ASM1932006v1, whole genome shotgun sequence DNA includes these proteins:
- the LOC122442471 gene encoding endogenous retrovirus group K member 113 Gag polyprotein-like produces MGQDNSRQLFVHMLQIMLKDRGMQVTKTKLQTFLSFVEEVCPWFPQEGTMSLEIWKKIGKQIQTYYTLHGPNKVPVETFSLWSLIRDCLDFEHEEGSKLKHMLPPEEPIYATPKVYATPKGKGPTNFELESAKPLKENEGTLTPEDEESLEEQAAAYHKDDHWELLVTDNSNEQAAAAPPTKGLEALMQKLLITIKEEIKREGRDEGAGAISTAPPAYAPSTIAGLDPPPISKPENLLNITRESHSLSPLQKAMQQAQRAGETVQGFSATFPVFEHENQRYYEALPFKQLKELKIACGQYGPTAPFTQTMIESLGGQNLPPSDWKQIARACLSGGDYLLWKSEFTEQCGHIAELNQRQGINTTYEMLVGEGAYQNTNAQLNYLPGAYAQISNAARLAQSVEHETLNLRVVGSSPTLGATCRASRKISS; encoded by the exons ATGGGACAAGATAATAGTCGTCAGTTGTTTGTGCATATGTTACAGATAATGTTGAAGGATCGGGGAATGCAGGTTACTAAAACAAAATTGCAgacttttcttagttttgttgagGAAGTATGTCCCTGGTTTCCGCAGGAAGGGACTATGAGTTTAGAGATATGGAAAAAGATAGGGAAACAGATTCAAACATATTATACTCTCCACGGACCTAATAAGGTTCCtgtggaaacattttcattatggtcTTTAATAAGAGACTGCCTTGATTTTGAACATGAGGAAGGGAGTAAATTAAAACACATGCTCCCACCCGAAGAACCAATTTATGCTACTCCTAAAGTTTATGCTACTCCTAAAGGGAAAGGACCCACAAACTTTGAATTAGAATCTGCAAAACCTttgaaggaaaatgagggaaCGCTGACTCCAGAGGATGAGGAAAGTTTAGAGGAACAGGCAGCTGCTTATCATAAGGATGATCATTGGGAATTACTTGTAACTGACAATTCGAATGAGCAGGCAGCAGCTGCCCCTCCGACAAAGGGTCTGGAGGCACTCATgcagaaattattaataacaataaaggaagaaataaaaagggaaggtaGGGATGAAGGCGCTGGTGCAATCTCTACTGCGCCTCCTGCTTATGCACCCTCAACTATTGCTGGATTAGATCCTCCACCTATTTCCAAACCTGAAAATTTGTTGAATATAACTCGTGAATCACACAGTTTGTCCCCCTTGCAAAAGGCTATGCAACAGGCCCAAAGAGCTGGAGAAACTGTTCAGGGATTCTCCGCTACTTTCCCGGTATTCGAGCATGAAAACCAAAGGTATTATGAAGCTTTACCTTTCAAACAactaaaggaattaaaaattgcCTGTGGTCAATATGGACCTACGGCTCCTTTTACCCAGACCATGATAGAGAGTCTAGGAGGTCAAAATTTGCCACCTAGTGATTGGAAACAAATTGCAAGAGCTTGCTTATCAGGAGGGGACTATTTATTATGGAAATCAGAATTTACAGAACAATGTGGCCATATAGCTGAACTAAACCAGCGACAAGGGATCAATACTACATATGAAATGTTGGTAGGGGAAGGGGCCTACCAGAATACCAATGCTCAATTGAACTATTTGCCTGGAGCATATGCTCAAATTTCTAATGCTGCCCGGCTAGCTCAGTCGGTAGAGCATGAGACTCTTAATCTCAGGGTCGTGGGTTCGAGCCCCACGTTGGGCGCCACttgccgggccagccggaagatttca tcataA